The Maniola hyperantus chromosome 12, iAphHyp1.2, whole genome shotgun sequence genome has a segment encoding these proteins:
- the LOC117986935 gene encoding uncharacterized protein C15orf61 homolog isoform X2, with protein sequence MSLHGHPILLRSVKNDQFGMSNFNWKVGKSNYQILRTGCYPYIKYHCSRKQAENLEASDRFMRVIKVINLGIPCLLYGLAATQLIRHTEVVHTSKGPVTIYFLLPEDKGSSY encoded by the exons ATGAGCCTCCATGGACATCCTATTTTGTTAAG AAGTGTAAAAAATGATCAGTTTGGTATGTCAAATTTCAACTGGAAAGTTGGAAAGTCAAACTATCAAATATTAAGAACTGGATGCTACCCATACATCAAATACCATTGTTCCAGAAAACAGGCAGAAAACTTGGAAGCGTCTGATAGATTTATGAGAGTTATTAAAGTCATTAATTTAG GTATTCCTTGTCTGCTCTATGGCCTTGCAGCGACACAGTTGATTCGACATACTGAGGTTGTGCACACATCTAAGGGGCctgttactatttattttttgttaccaGAAGATAAGGGATCGAGTTACtaa
- the LOC117986935 gene encoding uncharacterized protein C15orf61 isoform X1 has protein sequence MFLGLFRRRNIITPSLAYFSSKPTSSEVLTAYLTQCNEPPWTSYFVKYRSVKNDQFGMSNFNWKVGKSNYQILRTGCYPYIKYHCSRKQAENLEASDRFMRVIKVINLGIPCLLYGLAATQLIRHTEVVHTSKGPVTIYFLLPEDKGSSY, from the exons ATGTTTTTAGGTTTATTTAGAAGAAGGAACATTATTACACCTTCCTTAGCTTACTTCTCATCCAAACCTACGTCTTCAGAAGTATTGACGGCTTATTTAACACAGTGTAATGAGCCTCCATGGACATCCTATTTTGTTAAG TATAGAAGTGTAAAAAATGATCAGTTTGGTATGTCAAATTTCAACTGGAAAGTTGGAAAGTCAAACTATCAAATATTAAGAACTGGATGCTACCCATACATCAAATACCATTGTTCCAGAAAACAGGCAGAAAACTTGGAAGCGTCTGATAGATTTATGAGAGTTATTAAAGTCATTAATTTAG GTATTCCTTGTCTGCTCTATGGCCTTGCAGCGACACAGTTGATTCGACATACTGAGGTTGTGCACACATCTAAGGGGCctgttactatttattttttgttaccaGAAGATAAGGGATCGAGTTACtaa
- the LOC117986917 gene encoding odorant receptor 67c-like isoform X1 codes for MISFMYFCRTLAILLYQSLFATQTEYLIRPLMFPFWLPNDDPFRTPNYEVFLSLQIFVSAVVVPQAFCVYVYILFHILLHYYYLMSMIIYDCEVLFNDLDPSVVELSKYDPRRIEVQFALSSRMRRIVKWHNLVIKSIETVSSVCGPPLVYQVMFSSLPICLMAYQVADSLDHGKFNIIFAMFCVATCVQLWIPCYLGTLFRDKAFAVGDALWNSGWHATPLGRLLRNDITLVIMRSQRPLSIKFTGLPNLDLETFCSIMSTAYSYFNLLRRYSRDV; via the exons ATGATCTCCTTTATGTATTTCTGCAGAACATTAGCAATCCTTTTGTATCAAAGTTTATTTGCGACTCAAACTGAGTACCTCATTAGGCCTTTGATGTTTCCTTTTTGGCTTCCGAATGACGACCCTTTCCGTACTCCTAACTACGAAGTGTTTCTGTCTCTTCAAATATTCGTCAGTGCGGTAGTTGTCCCACAGGCATTCTGCG TTTATGTGTATATCCTATTCCATATTTTGCTGCATTACTATTACTTGATGAGTATGATAATCTATGACTGCGAAGTGCTTTTCAATGACCTCGACCCCAGCGTGGTGGAACTCTCTAAATATGACCCTCGACGAATCGAAGTGCAATTTGCCCTTAGCAGTAGAATGAGGAGGATTGTTAAATGGCATAATTTGGTTATTAA ATCTATCGAAACAGTTTCATCAGTCTGCGGTCCTCCACTAGTCTACCAAGTGATGTTCAGCTCACTTCCCATTTGCTTGATGGCCTACCAAGTAGCTGAT TCGTTGGACCATGGGAAATTCAATATCATCTTTGCAATGTTTTGCGTTGCAACTTGCGTGCAGCTTTGGATACCGTGTTACCTCGGGACACTATTTAGAGACAAA GCCTTCGCCGTGGGCGATGCGCTTTGGAATAGCGGCTGGCACGCGACGCCGCTGGGGCGGCTACTGCGCAATGACATCACGCTGGTCATCATGCGCTCGCAGAGGCCTCTCAGCATCAAGTTCACGGGCTTGCCCAATCTCGATCTAGAAACTTTCTGCTCG ATAATGAGCACAGCATACTCGTATTTCAACTTACTGCGCCGGTATAGTAGAGATGTCTAA
- the LOC117986935 gene encoding uncharacterized protein C15orf61 homolog isoform X3, protein MSNFNWKVGKSNYQILRTGCYPYIKYHCSRKQAENLEASDRFMRVIKVINLGIPCLLYGLAATQLIRHTEVVHTSKGPVTIYFLLPEDKGSSY, encoded by the exons ATGTCAAATTTCAACTGGAAAGTTGGAAAGTCAAACTATCAAATATTAAGAACTGGATGCTACCCATACATCAAATACCATTGTTCCAGAAAACAGGCAGAAAACTTGGAAGCGTCTGATAGATTTATGAGAGTTATTAAAGTCATTAATTTAG GTATTCCTTGTCTGCTCTATGGCCTTGCAGCGACACAGTTGATTCGACATACTGAGGTTGTGCACACATCTAAGGGGCctgttactatttattttttgttaccaGAAGATAAGGGATCGAGTTACtaa
- the LOC117986917 gene encoding uncharacterized protein isoform X2, whose amino-acid sequence MISFMYFCRTLAILLYQSLFATQTEYLIRPLMFPFWLPNDDPFRTPNYEVFLSLQIFVSAVVVPQAFCVYVYILFHILLHYYYLMSMIIYDCEVLFNDLDPSVVELSKYDPRRIEVQFALSSRMRRIVKWHNLVIKSIETVSSVCGPPLVYQVMFSSLPICLMAYQVADSLDHGKFNIIFAMFCVATCVQLWIPCYLGTLFRDKIMSTAYSYFNLLRRYSRDV is encoded by the exons ATGATCTCCTTTATGTATTTCTGCAGAACATTAGCAATCCTTTTGTATCAAAGTTTATTTGCGACTCAAACTGAGTACCTCATTAGGCCTTTGATGTTTCCTTTTTGGCTTCCGAATGACGACCCTTTCCGTACTCCTAACTACGAAGTGTTTCTGTCTCTTCAAATATTCGTCAGTGCGGTAGTTGTCCCACAGGCATTCTGCG TTTATGTGTATATCCTATTCCATATTTTGCTGCATTACTATTACTTGATGAGTATGATAATCTATGACTGCGAAGTGCTTTTCAATGACCTCGACCCCAGCGTGGTGGAACTCTCTAAATATGACCCTCGACGAATCGAAGTGCAATTTGCCCTTAGCAGTAGAATGAGGAGGATTGTTAAATGGCATAATTTGGTTATTAA ATCTATCGAAACAGTTTCATCAGTCTGCGGTCCTCCACTAGTCTACCAAGTGATGTTCAGCTCACTTCCCATTTGCTTGATGGCCTACCAAGTAGCTGAT TCGTTGGACCATGGGAAATTCAATATCATCTTTGCAATGTTTTGCGTTGCAACTTGCGTGCAGCTTTGGATACCGTGTTACCTCGGGACACTATTTAGAGACAAA ATAATGAGCACAGCATACTCGTATTTCAACTTACTGCGCCGGTATAGTAGAGATGTCTAA